A genomic region of Thermodesulfovibrio aggregans contains the following coding sequences:
- a CDS encoding nucleotidyltransferase family protein codes for MKTLEEIKRILTEHKDEIWEKYGVIKIGIFGSFARDEQKEVSDVDILVEFEKPIGLKFFELADHLEEILGIKVDLFTPNALKQKPLLWKSVEEDLIYV; via the coding sequence ATGAAAACTCTTGAAGAGATAAAAAGAATACTTACTGAGCATAAGGATGAGATATGGGAAAAATATGGTGTTATTAAGATAGGTATCTTTGGTTCATTTGCAAGAGATGAGCAGAAAGAGGTAAGCGATGTTGATATTTTAGTTGAATTTGAAAAACCAATCGGACTAAAGTTTTTTGAGCTTGCAGACCATTTAGAAGAAATCTTGGGAATAAAAGTAGATTTGTTTACACCCAATGCCTTAAAACAGAAACCTTTATTATGGAAGAGCGTGGAGGAGGACTTGATTTATGTCTAA
- a CDS encoding HepT-like ribonuclease domain-containing protein, with protein sequence MSKRDWKLFIMDIVESIEKIEEYIGSYSFMEFLKDSKTKDAVVRNLEIIGEAANQIPKDIQQKYEGIPWAQIVAMRNRLAHGYFVVDYEIVWDIVKNELPGLKKKIENILNKEEII encoded by the coding sequence ATGTCTAAGAGAGATTGGAAACTTTTTATTATGGATATTGTAGAGAGCATTGAAAAAATTGAGGAATATATTGGAAGTTATTCATTTATGGAATTTTTGAAGGATTCAAAAACAAAAGATGCTGTTGTTAGAAATCTTGAGATTATTGGAGAAGCCGCAAATCAGATACCGAAAGATATACAGCAAAAATATGAAGGAATACCATGGGCACAAATTGTTGCAATGAGAAATCGTTTAGCTCATGGATATTTCGTAGTAGATTATGAAATTGTTTGGGATATAGTTAAAAACGAACTACCAGGGTTAAAAAAGAAAATTGAAAACATCTTGAATAAGGAAGAAATCATATGA
- a CDS encoding DNA methyltransferase, protein MKTLEIPKVIQASATELPYPDNYFDAVFTDPPYYDNVPYSYLSDFFYVWLKRTIGDLYPELFSTPLTPKTKEIVAYTNERSWEEAKEYFESMLKKSFHEIYRVLKPDGIATIVYTHKSTSGWETLINSLLDSGLVVTASWPIDTEMKSRLRAKESAALSSSIYFVCRKMKREETGWYNEVKEEISKYLHQKLERLWQEGISGADFFIAGIGSAIEIFGKYEKVLDYGGNKVSASELLEFVRETVTDYAVRQILHNGVAGEVSPLTRFYLLYRWIFGEAKVIFDEARKLASSCGFEIENYFNKAFIRKDKEFIKVLGPHEREEISEYGELIDVLHQCLILWAKSKRDEIVKILNDTGYAEKEIFFRVAQAISECLSEDSKEKKLLDGFLSGKDRLISELKDRKPMQGRLI, encoded by the coding sequence ATGAAAACTCTTGAAATTCCAAAAGTAATTCAAGCTTCTGCCACTGAACTACCCTATCCTGACAATTACTTTGATGCAGTTTTCACAGACCCGCCTTATTACGACAATGTGCCCTACTCCTATCTCTCCGATTTCTTTTATGTATGGCTGAAAAGAACTATTGGAGATTTATATCCGGAATTATTTTCAACACCATTAACTCCAAAAACTAAGGAGATTGTCGCATATACAAACGAAAGAAGTTGGGAAGAAGCGAAGGAATATTTTGAAAGTATGCTCAAGAAATCTTTTCATGAGATTTACCGTGTCCTCAAACCTGATGGCATTGCAACAATCGTCTATACTCATAAATCAACCTCTGGCTGGGAAACGCTGATAAATTCCCTTCTGGACTCTGGTTTAGTTGTAACTGCATCATGGCCTATTGATACGGAGATGAAATCGAGATTGAGAGCAAAAGAATCTGCTGCACTTTCATCTTCAATCTATTTTGTATGTCGAAAAATGAAAAGAGAGGAAACTGGCTGGTATAATGAAGTGAAAGAAGAGATAAGTAAGTACCTCCATCAAAAACTTGAGCGACTGTGGCAGGAAGGCATATCTGGAGCAGATTTCTTCATTGCAGGTATAGGTTCTGCAATTGAAATCTTTGGAAAATATGAAAAAGTTTTAGATTATGGAGGGAATAAAGTAAGTGCCAGTGAACTTCTTGAGTTTGTGAGAGAAACAGTCACAGATTACGCTGTTCGTCAGATACTTCACAATGGCGTGGCTGGTGAGGTTTCTCCACTTACAAGGTTTTATCTTCTTTACAGATGGATTTTTGGAGAGGCAAAGGTGATTTTTGACGAGGCAAGGAAACTTGCAAGCAGTTGTGGCTTTGAGATAGAAAACTACTTCAACAAAGCCTTTATCAGAAAGGATAAGGAATTTATAAAGGTTCTGGGACCCCATGAAAGAGAGGAAATATCAGAATATGGTGAACTTATTGATGTGCTCCATCAGTGCTTGATTTTGTGGGCTAAGAGCAAAAGAGATGAGATAGTTAAAATTTTAAATGATACAGGATACGCCGAAAAGGAGATATTTTTCAGGGTAGCACAGGCAATCTCAGAGTGTCTTTCTGAGGACAGTAAAGAGAAGAAACTTCTCGATGGATTTTTAAGTGGAAAGGATAGACTCATCTCTGAATTGAAAGATAGAAAACCAATGCAGGGAAGACTAATTTAG
- a CDS encoding DUF499 domain-containing protein: MKAFTEIAIPHRDIIEGNFKMETYASDLWEVAKGEAPEEYRDREIFLSRTYETNGLKQIVSETEKKLKGQPSDSVIQLVTPFGGGKTHTLIYLYHKAKEWGANVVVFSGAKLGSKDNTLWEEFENQLNGKIERFKGKTPPGGEELKKFLKQYEPLLILMDEVHAYLVGTLTEKVGESTLATQSLLFIQNLTNTVKTSDRTLIFMSLPASCPYGDDASEKLLQNLKRIVGRVERVYTPVSDEEVAGVIRRRLFSKIDENGVKEIVKEFLDYAENESLLPEGVEKSFYRERFLKSYPFQPEVIDVLYKRWGSFPTFQRTRGVLRLLALVVHSLVPLKRPYIRLADFNLSNEEIRRELIKHIGPEYDSIIAQDITSTNSGAKKVDRTMADSLRPYYFGTSVATTIFMYSFSGRPERGATIGEIKLSSAETSVSSSIVVETIEKLKEQLFYLSDEGLFFTNKPNLNKMLIDRMESIDSEKIESLERQMLAERLEKCFENYIWPRQSKDIPDTPTLKLVILNKINNLEEILHNYGDRPRVYKNTLIFLGQESTERTKFENEMKKKLAWDLIEKDKTLKLADEQRREIKEKIKRAENLVRGALRDLYRKIYIASRDGIKEIDLGISTYGSDRSIDMEVYERLRQERELVSEIAPLVLLERYLKQNEFAETKKIYETFLKVPGEIRIPSQEVLKTAIRKGVREGILGLGILENGKPLCQHFKEDCEVELSEGEVIIKRELCEEKIEVEKYRKEEEKKEVDAGKTIETEPPCPQPKLELFSHMRFEVRVPTGKFSDFMRTLRLIEAKFKHISVKITLEAFDGEISKAEYEDKIKEAFRQSEIVVEKESLD; this comes from the coding sequence ATGAAGGCATTTACTGAAATAGCCATACCTCACAGGGATATTATTGAAGGCAACTTTAAAATGGAAACCTATGCCTCTGATCTCTGGGAAGTAGCAAAGGGAGAAGCTCCTGAAGAATATCGAGACAGAGAGATATTTTTATCAAGAACTTACGAAACAAATGGATTAAAACAGATTGTCAGTGAGACAGAAAAAAAGCTCAAAGGTCAGCCATCAGACTCGGTCATTCAACTTGTGACACCGTTTGGTGGTGGAAAAACCCATACTCTTATTTACCTTTATCATAAAGCAAAAGAGTGGGGAGCAAATGTGGTAGTTTTCTCAGGTGCTAAACTTGGTTCAAAGGATAATACTCTCTGGGAAGAATTCGAAAATCAGTTAAATGGAAAAATTGAGAGATTTAAGGGTAAAACTCCACCCGGAGGTGAAGAATTAAAGAAATTTTTAAAACAGTACGAACCACTTCTCATTCTCATGGATGAGGTGCATGCTTATCTTGTAGGAACTCTAACCGAAAAAGTTGGAGAGAGTACTCTTGCAACTCAAAGTCTTCTTTTTATTCAGAATTTAACAAATACTGTAAAAACCTCAGATAGAACACTGATATTTATGAGCCTTCCGGCAAGTTGTCCTTACGGAGATGACGCATCTGAAAAGCTTCTTCAAAATCTAAAAAGGATTGTAGGAAGAGTGGAAAGGGTCTATACTCCAGTGAGTGATGAAGAAGTAGCAGGTGTTATTCGTAGAAGGCTTTTTTCAAAGATTGATGAAAATGGAGTGAAAGAGATAGTCAAGGAGTTTCTTGATTATGCTGAAAATGAGTCACTACTACCTGAGGGAGTTGAAAAGTCCTTTTATAGGGAGAGATTTTTAAAGAGCTATCCCTTTCAGCCAGAGGTTATTGATGTTCTCTATAAAAGATGGGGAAGTTTTCCAACCTTTCAGAGAACAAGAGGAGTTCTGAGGCTTCTTGCACTGGTTGTTCATTCACTTGTTCCTCTAAAAAGACCATACATCAGATTGGCAGATTTTAATCTTTCCAATGAAGAAATAAGAAGAGAGCTTATAAAACACATAGGTCCCGAGTACGACAGTATAATTGCTCAGGACATAACATCAACCAATTCAGGAGCCAAGAAGGTAGACAGAACAATGGCAGATAGTTTAAGACCTTATTACTTTGGTACTTCAGTGGCAACAACGATTTTTATGTATTCCTTTTCCGGACGACCTGAAAGAGGAGCTACAATAGGTGAAATAAAGCTTTCATCTGCTGAAACATCGGTAAGCAGTAGCATAGTTGTTGAGACAATTGAAAAACTTAAGGAGCAACTCTTTTATCTCTCTGATGAGGGACTTTTCTTTACAAACAAGCCAAACCTAAACAAGATGCTCATTGACAGAATGGAGAGCATAGATTCTGAGAAAATTGAAAGTCTTGAAAGGCAGATGCTTGCAGAGAGGCTTGAGAAATGCTTTGAAAACTACATATGGCCTAGACAGTCAAAGGACATTCCAGATACACCTACCTTGAAACTCGTGATCCTTAACAAAATAAACAATCTTGAGGAAATTCTACATAATTATGGCGACAGACCAAGAGTTTATAAAAATACTCTAATTTTTTTAGGACAGGAATCGACGGAAAGAACAAAATTTGAGAATGAGATGAAGAAAAAACTTGCCTGGGATCTAATTGAGAAAGATAAGACACTGAAACTTGCTGATGAACAAAGAAGAGAAATTAAGGAAAAAATAAAAAGAGCAGAAAACTTGGTAAGAGGTGCGTTAAGAGATTTATACAGAAAGATATACATAGCATCAAGAGATGGCATCAAAGAGATTGATTTGGGAATTAGTACCTATGGCTCTGATAGATCAATTGACATGGAAGTATACGAGAGACTGAGACAGGAGAGAGAGCTTGTTTCGGAAATAGCACCATTAGTTCTTCTTGAGAGATACTTAAAACAGAATGAATTTGCCGAGACAAAGAAAATATACGAGACATTCCTTAAAGTTCCTGGAGAGATAAGAATTCCCTCTCAAGAAGTTTTGAAAACTGCTATAAGAAAGGGAGTAAGGGAAGGCATTTTAGGATTAGGAATACTGGAAAATGGAAAACCACTTTGTCAACACTTCAAAGAAGACTGTGAAGTTGAACTCAGCGAAGGAGAAGTCATAATTAAGAGAGAACTATGCGAAGAAAAAATTGAAGTAGAAAAGTACAGGAAAGAAGAAGAAAAGAAAGAGGTAGATGCAGGAAAAACCATTGAGACAGAACCACCATGTCCTCAACCAAAGCTTGAACTTTTCTCTCATATGAGATTTGAGGTTAGAGTACCAACAGGTAAGTTTTCAGATTTCATGAGAACTCTAAGATTAATTGAAGCCAAGTTTAAACACATCTCCGTTAAAATAACCCTTGAAGCATTTGATGGTGAGATCTCAAAGGCAGAGTATGAGGACAAAATTAAAGAAGCCTTCAGACAATCGGAAATAGTCGTTGAGAAAGAGAGTTTAGATTAG
- a CDS encoding SDR family oxidoreductase has translation MKTVLLTGATGFVGRRLLYSLLDENIKIRLLVRNKNKLEYSIIERCQIYEGDTFNLTLLEEALKGVDIAVYLIHMMGKGRDYERKEAQSAENFRIACERAWVKQILYLGGLGEIEDASPHLRSRYMTGKILSANPEKVKVAWFRAGVIIGSGSASFEILRNLVEKLPIMITPRWVNTPTCPIFIDDVINYLKSMILSGMLIHEKIDIGMSTMTFKEMMLQTAEVLELKRIIIDVPVLSPRLSSYWLILFTPVNFELAKELVLGLKSKTVKKNNNAEKYFPDVKVTPFKIAIRKSLQEIERAQVISRWCDSSGGSVCDVPKIPEISKAVYVDRYTRKIEPSIANKIFEICKNLGGQRGWYALNFLWGIRGLIDKIVGGYGLNRGRRSSQTLRVGDVIDFWKVIDIVEGSRLLLEAQMKVPGKAWLEFTISEEFFTQTAYFYPRGLWGRIYWYLFYPFHKFIFNMMINRIVKEASNSNI, from the coding sequence ATGAAAACAGTTTTACTTACAGGTGCAACAGGTTTTGTAGGTAGGAGACTCTTGTATAGTCTCTTAGACGAAAACATAAAAATAAGGCTTTTAGTACGAAATAAAAACAAACTCGAATATTCAATAATTGAAAGATGCCAGATCTATGAGGGTGATACTTTTAATCTGACCCTATTAGAGGAAGCCCTTAAAGGTGTTGATATTGCCGTATACCTCATACACATGATGGGTAAGGGTAGGGACTATGAGAGAAAAGAGGCTCAGAGTGCTGAAAATTTCAGAATAGCCTGTGAAAGAGCATGGGTAAAACAGATATTGTATCTTGGTGGACTTGGTGAAATTGAAGACGCAAGTCCTCATCTTAGAAGCAGATACATGACAGGTAAAATTCTAAGTGCCAATCCTGAAAAGGTAAAAGTTGCATGGTTCAGGGCAGGTGTCATAATAGGCTCAGGAAGTGCGAGCTTTGAAATTTTAAGAAACCTTGTGGAAAAACTACCTATCATGATAACTCCCCGATGGGTTAACACCCCAACATGTCCAATTTTCATAGACGATGTCATAAACTATCTTAAATCAATGATTCTTTCAGGCATGCTAATCCATGAAAAGATTGACATAGGTATGTCAACTATGACCTTCAAAGAGATGATGCTTCAGACTGCAGAGGTTCTTGAACTGAAGCGTATCATAATAGATGTACCTGTTTTAAGTCCAAGGCTTTCATCTTACTGGCTTATCCTATTTACTCCTGTAAATTTTGAACTTGCAAAGGAGCTTGTGCTGGGTTTGAAATCAAAAACAGTCAAGAAAAATAATAATGCTGAAAAATATTTTCCCGATGTAAAGGTTACACCCTTTAAGATAGCAATAAGAAAATCCTTACAAGAAATTGAAAGGGCACAGGTTATTAGCAGGTGGTGCGACAGCTCTGGAGGCAGTGTATGCGATGTCCCAAAAATCCCTGAAATTTCAAAGGCTGTATATGTGGATAGATATACAAGAAAAATAGAGCCTTCAATTGCCAATAAAATATTTGAGATATGTAAAAACTTAGGTGGACAGAGAGGCTGGTATGCCCTTAATTTTTTGTGGGGAATTAGAGGTTTAATTGACAAAATTGTCGGAGGATATGGACTCAACAGAGGAAGAAGAAGTTCTCAAACCCTGAGAGTTGGCGATGTAATTGATTTCTGGAAGGTAATTGACATTGTAGAAGGAAGCAGGCTTCTTCTTGAGGCTCAGATGAAGGTCCCGGGTAAAGCATGGCTTGAGTTTACAATTTCTGAAGAGTTCTTTACACAAACTGCTTACTTTTATCCCAGAGGTCTATGGGGCAGAATTTACTGGTATCTCTTCTATCCTTTTCATAAATTTATTTTCAATATGATGATAAACAGAATTGTGAAAGAGGCTTCAAATAGCAATATATGA
- a CDS encoding methyltransferase domain-containing protein produces the protein MERISERTKAEVILKFKWNSQIGEHEEHQFCRVNVWRDLDLFPEKVRDMIIDRKEGDRFSIEFKKGELFNYSEENILEVHNFQFNPPKPFNTKIKPKVGRFYPLGFFSGLAGVFPENTKPARVIEVGKDKLKIDTNIPIAKYDLKLDGYIVSVRKKSADVGGECRDWCAISLENGPGMQVRFDGTPTDFEIENPESFRREDETEDKIFYKEPRITTHIDSKAHENLVELYKKILPERGKILDLMSSYQSHIPENENLKVVGLGLNEEEMKQNPRLSEYLIHDLNSEPRLPFADEEFDTVVCDLSIEYVTKPVELVAEIKRVLKKDGIVSMSFSNRYFPPKVIKLWIDLHDFERMGYVIELLLRDGGFKDFKTYSIRGYRRPYDDKYFGCTLFSDPIYVVYARKA, from the coding sequence ATGGAAAGAATATCAGAAAGAACAAAAGCAGAGGTCATTTTAAAATTTAAATGGAACTCTCAAATCGGAGAGCACGAAGAGCATCAATTCTGCCGAGTAAATGTTTGGCGAGACCTTGACCTTTTTCCTGAAAAAGTAAGAGATATGATTATTGACAGAAAAGAAGGTGACAGATTCAGCATCGAATTCAAAAAAGGAGAACTTTTCAACTACTCAGAGGAAAACATACTTGAAGTTCATAATTTTCAATTTAATCCTCCAAAGCCTTTTAACACGAAAATAAAACCAAAAGTTGGAAGATTTTATCCTCTTGGATTTTTCTCTGGATTGGCTGGTGTCTTTCCTGAGAATACAAAGCCTGCCAGAGTTATAGAAGTAGGTAAGGATAAATTAAAGATTGATACAAACATTCCAATTGCCAAGTATGATTTAAAGCTTGATGGTTACATAGTTAGTGTAAGAAAAAAATCAGCAGATGTTGGTGGTGAGTGCAGAGACTGGTGTGCCATATCACTTGAAAATGGTCCGGGCATGCAGGTGAGATTTGATGGAACACCTACAGACTTTGAAATTGAAAATCCTGAAAGCTTTAGAAGAGAGGACGAGACAGAAGATAAAATTTTTTATAAAGAACCAAGAATTACAACTCACATTGATTCAAAGGCTCACGAAAATCTCGTTGAACTCTATAAAAAGATTTTACCTGAGAGGGGAAAAATTCTTGATCTTATGAGCAGTTATCAATCGCACATTCCAGAAAATGAAAATCTTAAAGTAGTAGGCTTAGGACTAAACGAAGAAGAGATGAAACAGAACCCAAGACTGAGTGAATACCTAATCCATGATTTAAACAGTGAGCCAAGACTTCCATTTGCCGATGAAGAGTTTGATACAGTTGTCTGTGATTTGTCAATTGAGTATGTTACAAAGCCTGTTGAATTAGTGGCTGAAATCAAAAGAGTACTTAAAAAAGATGGGATAGTTTCTATGAGCTTCTCAAACAGATACTTTCCACCAAAGGTGATAAAGCTTTGGATTGATCTTCATGATTTTGAAAGGATGGGATATGTGATTGAGCTTCTGCTTAGAGATGGCGGATTTAAAGATTTCAAAACCTACTCAATCAGGGGCTACAGAAGACCATACGATGACAAATACTTTGGTTGCACCCTGTTTTCTGACCCAATTTATGTAGTCTATGCAAGAAAGGCTTAG
- a CDS encoding phytoene desaturase family protein, with product MQERLREKVAVVGGGIAGALTSELLWRKGYQVTLFEKSNRLGGCSGSFVRNGFTFNTGATTIAGLKDDFPVSEILSNFKIDKNIKIVDPSIIIHTPRGIVRRFSCLSDTVDEIDRVFPHRGNYDFWKKVYDVTYSVLTHSYYHNFSSWRNSVKSLLNMKSLILKHFKSFLIPAEKGLREFFPQIERDYYDFMDAHVKIVAQSSIAEVNFLTMLLSLGYPFTGVGYPREGMGKIFEEIVKNPNCLLNSEVKSIKRKNSGFILKGDFGEEEFKKVVISMPVFENLNIMEDDNIRDYIKRYLKLNSDNSAIVLYGVIINFSPDYNFHLRIIREPLPYTSSRYLFFSFNEVKKENSQYTTFTVSTHTRVPYWINTERHLYDIKKEKLREMILNIMKDTFGLKTEQVVQSFMATPETFFRYLGRRSVGGIPVTRKAPFWKIPSNFSPFENLYFAGDSFFCYQGWIGVSMGVRNILENLDEKV from the coding sequence ATGCAAGAAAGGCTTAGAGAAAAAGTAGCAGTTGTCGGAGGTGGGATTGCAGGTGCCCTAACCTCCGAACTGCTCTGGAGAAAAGGTTACCAGGTTACTCTATTTGAGAAGAGTAATCGTCTGGGAGGCTGCTCTGGTAGTTTTGTTCGCAATGGCTTTACTTTTAACACAGGTGCAACAACTATTGCAGGGCTGAAAGATGATTTTCCAGTGAGCGAGATTCTCTCAAACTTTAAGATAGATAAAAACATAAAAATAGTTGACCCTTCAATCATAATCCATACTCCAAGAGGAATAGTAAGAAGATTTTCATGCCTCTCTGACACAGTCGATGAAATTGATAGAGTCTTCCCGCACAGAGGAAACTACGATTTCTGGAAAAAAGTTTATGATGTGACTTACAGTGTCTTGACCCACAGCTACTATCATAATTTCTCTTCTTGGAGAAATTCTGTTAAAAGCCTTTTGAATATGAAAAGCCTGATTTTAAAACACTTCAAATCTTTCCTTATACCTGCTGAAAAGGGTTTAAGGGAGTTTTTCCCTCAAATAGAGAGAGACTATTATGATTTTATGGATGCCCATGTAAAGATTGTAGCTCAGAGCAGTATCGCTGAGGTAAACTTTCTTACAATGCTTCTTTCTCTTGGTTATCCTTTTACAGGAGTCGGTTATCCTCGGGAAGGAATGGGTAAAATATTTGAAGAAATCGTAAAAAATCCGAATTGTCTACTAAACTCTGAGGTAAAATCAATAAAAAGGAAAAACAGTGGATTCATACTTAAAGGAGATTTTGGAGAGGAAGAATTTAAAAAAGTTGTGATCTCAATGCCTGTGTTTGAAAACTTAAATATTATGGAAGATGACAACATAAGAGATTACATTAAAAGATACCTTAAACTAAACAGCGATAACTCAGCAATTGTCCTTTATGGTGTTATCATAAACTTCTCTCCCGATTACAACTTTCATCTTAGAATAATCAGAGAACCTCTGCCCTATACCTCCTCAAGATATCTATTTTTTTCATTTAACGAAGTTAAAAAGGAAAATTCTCAATACACGACCTTTACTGTATCTACTCATACCCGAGTTCCTTACTGGATAAATACTGAAAGACACTTATATGATATAAAAAAAGAGAAGTTAAGGGAAATGATATTAAATATTATGAAAGATACTTTTGGGCTTAAAACAGAGCAGGTAGTTCAATCCTTTATGGCAACTCCTGAAACATTCTTCAGATATCTCGGTAGACGAAGTGTAGGAGGAATTCCTGTTACAAGAAAGGCTCCTTTCTGGAAAATTCCGTCAAACTTTAGTCCATTTGAAAATCTCTATTTTGCAGGAGACAGCTTTTTCTGTTATCAGGGCTGGATAGGAGTTTCCATGGGAGTCAGAAATATTCTGGAAAACTTAGATGAAAAAGTTTGA
- a CDS encoding sensor histidine kinase — protein sequence MKKFELKITPLDWILIITVAILFSSSIAIIIYKTLNADWQDGLLVGSILGFCLAIFSILFVTLNNLYILPKISKPYVWWIFSALFSSLAGYIGFYSAFFLVKIFTIPIPENILNNINTLAVFSAFLNYLTGLLIYLFVNMKTKKQELESLLAESRILSLNIQLNSHFLQNVLNSIAELIRIDSEKAEEALIKLSRFLRKVLKEQDIIPISEEVENVKGYVELENLRYGGLIKLKIINSDKAQNILIPRFSIQLLVENAIKHGFTGSELNIEIIFDISNSLCQIKISNDGKPVKDLRFGTGLKNLSRRLKILCNGKLELGDRKKNEFLIKIPI from the coding sequence ATGAAAAAGTTTGAACTTAAGATAACTCCATTAGATTGGATTTTAATTATTACAGTAGCGATACTTTTTTCATCTTCCATAGCAATAATAATTTACAAGACCTTGAATGCCGATTGGCAAGATGGCTTGTTAGTAGGTTCTATATTAGGATTCTGTCTTGCAATTTTTTCAATTCTCTTTGTTACGCTCAATAATCTTTACATCTTACCTAAAATAAGCAAACCCTATGTTTGGTGGATTTTTTCAGCCCTCTTTTCCTCTCTTGCAGGATATATTGGTTTTTACTCAGCCTTCTTTTTAGTAAAGATTTTTACCATACCAATTCCAGAAAACATTCTGAATAATATAAATACTCTGGCAGTTTTTTCAGCTTTTCTTAATTATCTTACAGGTTTGCTTATCTATCTTTTTGTGAATATGAAAACTAAAAAACAGGAACTTGAGAGTCTACTTGCAGAAAGCAGAATACTTTCCCTTAATATTCAACTTAACTCCCATTTCCTTCAGAATGTTTTAAACAGCATTGCGGAACTAATAAGAATAGATAGCGAAAAGGCTGAAGAAGCATTAATCAAGCTGAGCAGATTCCTAAGAAAAGTTCTTAAGGAGCAGGATATTATACCTATATCTGAAGAGGTTGAAAATGTTAAAGGCTATGTGGAACTTGAAAATTTAAGATACGGAGGGTTAATAAAATTGAAAATAATTAATAGCGATAAAGCTCAAAACATCCTGATTCCACGCTTTTCTATTCAGCTACTTGTTGAAAACGCAATAAAGCACGGATTTACAGGTAGTGAGTTAAATATTGAGATTATCTTTGATATCTCAAATTCGCTATGCCAGATTAAAATTTCCAACGATGGTAAGCCAGTGAAGGATTTAAGATTTGGAACAGGGCTTAAAAATCTCTCAAGGAGATTGAAAATTCTCTGCAATGGGAAATTAGAGTTAGGTGACAGAAAAAAGAATGAATTCTTGATTAAAATACCTATATGA
- a CDS encoding LytR/AlgR family response regulator transcription factor, which produces MKILIVDDEKLALMRLKRLITEVSEPVIFSASSASEALSIVEKNSDIEVAFIDIKMPEISGLELAYRLLTINENLFIVFQTAYEEYALEAFKVGAIDYLLKPYTTEDIKRVLKRIEKFRESREAVRFMVKTLKGDYRIISQDEIFYIKAELKDSSIRTKDDFIYYPLSISRFEEKLKNFDFFRVHKSYLINVKKISRINRIHQSKLQFKFSGIDDTVTSSKEGAKLFRERYGQFLIKEVS; this is translated from the coding sequence ATGAAAATCTTAATCGTAGATGATGAAAAATTAGCCCTTATGAGGTTAAAAAGACTGATTACTGAAGTTTCAGAGCCTGTGATATTTTCAGCTTCCTCTGCTTCTGAGGCACTCAGCATAGTTGAGAAAAATTCTGACATTGAAGTTGCTTTCATCGATATAAAGATGCCTGAAATATCTGGATTAGAACTTGCGTACAGATTACTCACCATAAATGAAAACCTATTCATAGTATTTCAAACAGCCTATGAAGAATATGCCCTGGAGGCTTTTAAGGTAGGAGCAATAGACTATCTCCTAAAGCCCTACACAACAGAAGATATTAAGAGAGTATTAAAAAGAATTGAAAAATTCAGAGAATCAAGGGAAGCAGTAAGATTCATGGTTAAAACCCTAAAGGGCGATTACAGGATAATTTCACAGGATGAGATATTTTACATAAAGGCTGAACTCAAGGATTCATCTATAAGAACAAAGGATGATTTCATCTATTATCCTCTTTCCATATCAAGGTTTGAAGAGAAGCTCAAAAACTTTGACTTTTTCCGAGTTCATAAATCATATCTTATAAATGTAAAGAAAATATCCAGAATAAACAGAATTCATCAGAGCAAGCTTCAGTTTAAATTTTCAGGGATAGACGATACAGTTACAAGTAGCAAAGAAGGTGCTAAGCTCTTTAGAGAGAGATATGGTCAATTTTTGATAAAGGAAGTTAGCTAA